The Drosophila suzukii chromosome 2 unlocalized genomic scaffold, CBGP_Dsuzu_IsoJpt1.0 scf_2c, whole genome shotgun sequence genome segment agacagacagacagacagacagacagacagacagacagacagacagacagacagacagacagacagacagacagacagacagacagacagacagacagacagacagacagacagacagacagacagacagacagacagacagacagacagacagacagacagacagacagacagacagacagacagacagacagacagacagacagacagacagacagacagacagacagacagacagacagacagacagacagacagacagacagacagacagacagacagacagacagacagacagacagacagacagacagacagacagacagacagacagacagacagacagacagacagacagacagacagacagacagacagacagacagacagacagacagacagacagacagacagacagacagacagacagacagacagacagacagacagacagacagacagacagacagacagacagacagacagacagacagacagacagacagacagacagacagacagacagacagacagacagacagacagacagacagacagacagacagacagacagacagacagacagacagacagacagacagacagacagacagacagacagacagacagacagacagacagacagacagacagacagacagacagacagacagacagacagacagacagacagacagacagacagacagacagacagacagacagacagacagacagacagacagacagacagacagacagacagacagacagacagacagacagacagacagacagacagacagacagacagacagacagacagacagacagacagacagacagacagacagacagacagacagacagacagacagacagacagacagacagacagacagacagacagacagacagacagacagacagacagacagacagacagacagacagacagacagacagacagacagacagacagacagacagacagacagacagacagacagacagacagacagacagacagacagacagacagacagacagacagacagacagacagacagacagacagacagacagacagacagacagacagacagacagacagacagacagacagacagacagacagacagacagacagacagacagacagacagacagacagacagacagacagacagacagacagacagacagacagacagacagacagacagacagacagacagacagacagacagacagacagacagacagacagacagacagacagacagacagacagacagacagacagacagacagacagacagacagacagacagacagacagacagacagacagacagacagacagacagacagacagacagacagacagacagacagacagacagacagacagacagacagacagacagacagacagacagacagacagacagacagacagacagacagacagacagacagacagacagacagacagacagacagacagacagacagacagacagacagacagacagacagacagacagacagacagacagacagacagacagacagacagacagacagacagacagacagacagacagacagacagacagacagacagacagacagacagacagacagacagacagacagacagacagacagacagacagacagacagacagacagacagacagacagacagacagacagacagacagacagacagacagacagacagacagacagacagacagacagacagacagacagacagacagacagacagacagacagacagacagacagacagacagacagacagacagacagacagacagacagacagacagacagacagacagacagacagacagacagacagacagacagacagacagacagacagacagacagacagacagacagacagacagacagacagacagacagacagacagacagacagacagacagacagacagacagacagacagacagacagacagacagacagacagacagacagacagacagacagacagacagacagacagacagacagacagacagacagacagacagacagacagacagacagacagacagacagacagacatattAGTTTATTCTTCTGTTGCTGAGAAAGTTAAAAACATACCTTAGATTTTTAGAACCTATTAGCCATCTGATCAGTTCGTCTACTATCGTACGGACTCCAAGTTTATTGTATGCTTTTTCGAAGTCCAAGCTTATTATTGACAAATGTCTTCTTGTTGATAGGGCAGCCTTAGTCTGATGATCTAGCAGGGCTAGACACTCAGATATCGACATACCTTTTCGAAAGCCAAGTTGACGGCTATCGAGGTAGAAATTGGTAGCAAGCCACCATATCCTGTTCGCAACGATTTTATCCATGACCATTGCCATGCATGGGTTTAAGGATATGGGGCGGTATGAACTTACTGCTGTCTTTACGGAATTCGGTTTGTGAATGGGTATGACTGTGctgtttttaaattgttgGGGTATGTAGCTGTTAAGGATATTGTTGAATAGGTTTACGAGTCTTTGAGTTACAGTATATGATAGGTTCTTTAACATTGGGTATGATATTCTATCGCGGCCAGGAGTTTTACCTTTGAGGGAATTTAACGCGCTGGAGAACTCTATAAAATTTATGTTATCGTCTATCATCAATGCTTCTGCGCACGTTGCTAAGAGAGTAGTTCACGATTCtatttggaattttttctGTTGAATAACTGTACTAAAATTCTCGTCGGTTGCTTGTTCTGACCAGTAGTTTGCAAAAGCTTGAGCGATTTCCGATTTACCAGTTATGTTTCGGGATGAATCATTTGGACAGGAAATGCAGTAAATGCCATGTTGTAGCTTCCTGCcacaaatattattaatgtttGACCACATTCTAGCAGTCGTAGAGTTTGGGCTAATTTTCGATGTAAAAGTTTGTAGTGCTATCTTTTTTGATTCTTTTAAATGTTTTCTAAAAAGGTCCTTGGTTttcttgaagtgtattataaTCTCAGTGGTAATACATCGATTTGGCTGATTCCAAGCTCTGCTTTTGGTGGTTTTGAGTTCTTCAAGGTTTTTACTCCACCAAGGGACTGTTGTCTTTCTGTTAAAGCTGGGGTTTGATTGTGGAATAGAGatattcgcactttgtcttataattttaaatatatttgctGCTTCTATATTTACTTCGTTGCTACTTGTTCTTAGAATGTGGTATTTCTCCGTAAGGGCTTAAAAAAATGACCAGCCAGCTTCGTCTAGTTTAAATCTTTCATTACATCCTCAAACAGAGATATGTGTATGGGAAAATAGTCGCTTCCGAAGAGGTCTTCTTCTGTTTTCCACTTTGACAAGATTTGGTGTACTAATTGTGAGATCAACGTGCGTCAGAGTGAGTAGGTTTGATTCAGTGATGTATTTGAATATAATATTTCCTTTTCTTATTACGTGTTCTCGTAAGGGTTTCCAAACATGTTAACCAGGTTATTAAGCTGAAAACTTTTATCTGGTGAAATATACATTGTTATAAGACGTAATTTCACTTTGAAATGTAGGACTATCCCCACTGCATCGAAATCGTGGTTCATTTTAAGACGGCGGTATTGCATAAAGTTGTGAACTAGCATTGCTACTCCACCATGTGAGGAAGTAGGATTTTAGAATAAGTTATAAATGTATATAGTTGTTCATGTAGCCGTTGCAGTTTCATTGAATTATAAGCAGGGTCATATCTAGGGTGTAGAGTAAATCTTTTAACTAAAGAACTACTAGTGTTTTAGATTCATAGTATTAATAGTGGGTTTTTCGTTTTTGTCTTTATCCTTAAAGGGTTAAGATactattaatttttttttattctggCTTCTCAGCTTACGGTCTGATTCTGGCGCATCTTTTTTGGTGATCTTTTGGATTTAGGCATCAATTCGGACGACCTCCATGTCTTCGTCGACACTTCCACATTCGGTTACGGGCCGGCGGTGTGTCGCTGTACTGGATGTAGAGGGTTCCAATTCGTCGTTTAAGATGTCATCGTAGTTTCGTATAGGTCGTTGTTGGTGTTGAGTTTTATGGTTTGCGGAGCTTTCATTGTTTTGGTCTTGAGTACTTGTTGTTTTTTGATTAGCAGCAATCTTTACGTATGATGTGGGATTGTGGATATGCATGGAATGGTATATTTTTATGGCTTCCTTGAAATCAACTTTCTCGGTGACTTTAATTGctgtaatttatttttgtttaataaagGGTGGACATGATTTGTCTATTGGGCTGTGGTTGTGTTCGTCGTTTACGTCATTTCTACAATTGATGCAGAAGCCGGTTTCAGTGGGTTTCATATCAATAAACTTCAGGATTTTTTCTACTTTTGTTACTTTTTGGGTTGAaagctctcgtagaacttcgTCTTCCTGGATGCCTCGCAAGTTGTTTGAATAAACTACTCCTTGGGTGAAGTTAAGACTGCTGTGTTCGGATACTGTTACCGGAAAATCATGAAATGCCTTTAGATTTAATAATCTCTGTGCTTGATATAACCCCTTCGTTTTAACTAACAGTGTTCCAGGTCGAGTTTTTTGGCAAGATATTACTTCGCTTTCACTTGTGAAGTCTCTCTTTCTTGATTACAAAAGGTGACACTTTTTCGACACTGTTTTCATCGGATCTAGTTATAACAATACATTTCGGTTCATAAAAAGGTATCTAGTTGCACTGTGTGCGGTAGTTTAAGTCCGGCGGTCGAAGCATTGCAGCTACTTCGGGCTGGCTGCGGTCCTCCGTGGTCTGATGTTGATGTAACGGTTTTTGTTCAGATAtagtttttcgtttttttttttggattttgttttgattttgttttttgaaaaagAACTTGGGTATTGCGATCACTTGCTCTGCGATGACAAAAGTACGTCTAATCTTCTCGGAGTCAAAACGTCGACTGCATAACTGCAATGTAtttgtctcgtcaatacctatcgattgacataaaaaataggtttccacgcccacttctACGACCATAACGCCTATATCTGCCTACCGCCCACATagccatatattgagatcacgcgTAGGTGATGCATTTCAATTtcgttttgctgcttgcatatctccattttcttttggtccctttagctgagtaaggggtatctgacagtcgaggtactcgactatagcgttctttcttgttttttatttcaaatgaCGCATATTTTGCTAGTTTTAAATTGTTgacttttattaaaaatggaaaaacaaGAGctatatatcgatattttgtTTAACAGGTTAATTTATGTGTAAAACTGAAACACACCTGATTTTGTCTAATCGAGGTAGACAACGTCTGGGTCTGCCAAAACTGCGGTGTCTGCAGTATTGCGCTGCTACTGGGTAACTGGTCGTTGATCCGTACAAATTGCGTTGGTTATATGTGCCACTCGTTGATGTTGAACAACACGACTTACAACTCTGTCATGCTGGGCCCACGCTGAGAAACCTTGGCTACGAACCTTCTCCCCTCCATTGACGGGTTTCGTTAATAAAAGCGGAGATTAGCCTGTCCTTTTGCCAGTTGTCAATATGTTGCTTATCCCTTATACTGATCTCGTTTTTCTGTTCGCTTGAGAGTTGAAGGCTACCCGTCTCCCACAAGGACTGCGTTATCTTTACGCAAATGGTCCCAATATGTTTTGACGAGCAGACAAACGGTGGATACGTTGTCCTATTGGTTTTGTTTGACGTACTCTACGATATCCAGTCGGTCGTGCCGTCCAACTTCATCCTGAGTCCTACCTCTTATTGGATGATGGTTCGGTCCTTGTCTTTCAGTATACTGTCCTAGCTCTGCATCGTAATACAAGCCCATCTTGGGACGATGTTTCGGATTCCGGCGTGGAATGCAGTTTTGATTTCGTctttatatgtatttaatactTAATATTTAGCTTAACCAATAAGTGTTTTCGCTGAGATTTTCGTAAATCCTTTCTAAAATGCTGTGATCGGCTCGTCGCTTCTCAGTCTTTTGCAATGGAGCTCGCTGGTCACTACGAAAATGTTCTGGACATTGTAGGCTTGATGCGATCTACTCGTGTTCCCAAGACCTCATAATCTTGTGGATATATTATAGATGTCCTGCGTTATCATCCAATTCGGTCTGTTACGGTCCTTTCGGGTTCCTTTGTCCTACTTCATCAGGATCGTTTTGCTGTTGTTTGGTTGGCTATGCTTACTGTTACCTTGAATAGCCCTCCAGTGCCGATCGCTGATCCGAAGGAGATGTATTACGATTCCAATAGTGACTCGGGTCACGAGTAACAAATTACGTCATCATTATTATACTTTTTCTTAAtgggtatatatattcttaagtacaaattttcccttttccattttttttgctATGAGTATTCTGTGTTTTCCAGCTTTTTCACTCGACTCGTCAGTATTGGTGTAGCGACGGTCTGATCCGCGGCATTCTCTTGGAAGACTCTTCTATTCTTATCTTGCCTAATAAGTACTATGATAGTTGACAGTAACAGCAATATCAAAAGCCCTGCTGCGATGGAGATCATTTTTACATAATTCGTCTGTGTATTTGTTACCGTATCTAGCTCCCGTCTTTCCTGCTGCTCTTGTAGTTGATGAACTTATCCCTGCAGTTGTCTTAGCTGGTTCGGCGCCTTGTTGATTGTACACTGCCACACAACCCTTCTTTTGTAGTTGACGTATAGGTAGGCTGGAACGCTAAACCTTCTATCTGTTCCATTATTCCTTGTAACACCTTTGCTCGTTGTTCCGGCGTTATTGGTCATGCTTCTCGCTGGTTGTCTGGTCGACAGTTGTTTCCAAACCGTAAAATGTAGGCTGTTATTCGTTATTCTTAACAAGGTGTCAAATGACCCATGGTGATTGATTTCAGTTGTCCAGTCAGCGACCTTGGCTTTAATCATAACTTGAGTTTTTCTATTCCTCTGCTCTAGATCCTTCTTGCTCAGCACGTGCTTAGTTTGTTGTTTCCATGTTTCTTGGTTTTTTGTCAAAAACGGCGGGCCAAAGAACTACAACCATTTGCCCTTAAGCTGTGGTGCTGAACACCCTCTTGAACCAAGGTCTACCGGGTTATCTTCAGATGGGCATTTGGGGAGTTCGATGGTAGTAAGCATCTGACTGTTATTTCGAAAAGCCAGCACTTGGGTTGTGTCTTCTTTGTCCAATTCAGTATCCCAGCCTAGTGATTTTTTTTCATAATCGttgcataaatattttcgcTGTTGTGGCTATGGGACATAGTAGCCCTAACGGAACAAATATTTTAGCTAGCTCGGAGCACACAATTCGTTTCGTGACAGTCCCTTGTTTGTATGGtgtccttgccataattcttattGAGCTGTTGAACTTGCCCTTGAAGCTCGTTTTGGTCATCTAGCAGACGATTATGTAACCGATTCTGCTTTGGTTCGTTTGCACTATAAAGGATGTTGATATAGTGCGAGTTGGTGAAGGCCACTGATTCTATGGCACTAGCTTACTGTGGTTTTAAGGGTCAGGTTGACGTTCGACTGTTTAAGAAATTCTTACCTGTTCAAAACGGCCTGTGCGTTGCCAAATTGGAAGGCAGTTGCTTAAGTGTGATCCATTGTTGGTAAAGAATCACGCCGAGGTCACCAATGTTTATGTCTAATCTGGGTAGACAATGTCTGGGTGAtgccgcgggacaaggggtgTCGTGAGCGCTTATCGCTAACACGGGGACGCTAgtatggcaggacgatcgcgtcgtgACAAGGGTAACCACAGGCGATATAGACTTTCTTTTTTACCGGACATGGGTGTATAAGATATATTCTGTGTAAAGCCATCTGCGCTGGGGCAACTTATCTACTTGGGTTGACCTGGTTTCCCTTACTTGCTGATCGTTGACTGATCGTCCAATTTGCAATGTGCAGTATATCATACTGTTACTGTTCCGGGTACGTTGACCGTTTTGTGCTGCTACTGGGCGTCTGGTCGTTGATCCGTATAAGTATGTGCCTGCAGTATATCATACTGTTGCCGTTCCGTTGCATAATTCTTGACCGAACGTGCCAAAACTGCGGTGCCTGCAGCATTGTACTGCTAATGGGCGCCTGGTTTCGTCAATAAAAGAGGAAATTATCCTGTCTTTTTGCCAGTTGTCAATATGTTGCTCATCTCTTTTACGGATCTcgtttttcttcttcttcttcttcgttttttgcattttcttgGGTCACGGGCTGCTACGCAACATAAATTTGTTGGGACGAACCTACAATATCTCTGAGCTGGTCGCGTCGTTTAAGTAGCGCGTAGAACGGTCGTAAAGAGTTTCTTATaagataatttaaaaataaaaacaagaaaagactgctttaatttttatttaatataaactGTTGTATTTTTATCTGAAAGGTtggcaaaaataataattaacgATTTTTTTTACTCCATGTAAGTTAGTGTTAcatataaacataaaaaaaacgGCATCGCCGTATCTTTGCTTCTGTCAAATGGATTTTTTTAACCCTATAAGAATGGTAAATTATCGTgacaaaaatatgaaatagTTTTATGACCATAATCTTGATACGTTTCACAAATAATCacttataagcaaataaagagTGTAATCTTGAGAGCAGCGGTTCGCTTACCGATGTAAGCGGTAAAgtttataaaacaaatatatatcgTAAGAACAAGCTGCTATCAAAACATTAAGATTTAACGAACAACAGCTACCTATTGAGATACATTTTGTTTAGTTAAAATTTACAGGTTATTAGAATCAACCTTAGATTAACCTAGAGCGCTTTAAGTAGGATATTAGGAGATTGTATATAAACTTGTATTGTGCCAAGGATGGTATAATGCTGTCCCGCTGATGCCGAAGCTGGCCAACCACACGAGATATGTCTAGGTCCTGTAGAGttaaaaattatgtttaaaCAAATTGCAAAATATATCCATTTTTTATCGCACCTCGTTATGATTCAGAGTGTAGAACAAAAGATCCGCAGTCAGGGTCACTCCcgaacgaccacctccctccATGCAATGTAAAAGAACCGGTGGGTTTGTGTTGTGCCCCGGCGGAACTTCTTGTGTGGATGCGAGTCTTACGGAGCTCAACTCTTCTAGAAAGCCGAGAAAGTGATTTACGTCACGCGGACAATTTTGCTCCGCCCAGTCCGCATACTGCAGATACCAGACAGAACGGTATCGACGTGATGGTACGTGGTAAAGACGCAACTTTATGGTGGTGCAACGATCGGTGGCTTGTGAGAATTCCTGATATACTTGAAACTGCAAATTAAAAAAgacatttataaaaattttcacAAACGCTATAGgagagtgcctcgactatcagatccCCGAAGCGAAAAATCAAGGGTGTTTACATTTTcatctaatttaattttatccaCTTCCCTTATATCTTCTGGCTATAACGCCAGCAATTAACGGGGTTATAAAGGTCAAAAAACAGTCGCACTTttggaatttaaataaaaaaaaaacaataaaaaaaaattaaggaaaTGTTCATCCGTAGGGTAGTGGCAACAAGTCTTCTAATAATAGGTGGTTTGTGGTGAACATCATAGCGGATCGAAGCCATTCTTTtacattttcaaatattttatatttaaaaaaatattttatttgtataaattgctttttatacccgttacttgtagagtaaaagagtaAATAAAATTCGTTGGAAATTATGTAACAGGTAAAGAACAGCGATTCTGGCCCTTaaaagtatataaatattcttgatcacgatcactagccgagtcgaacTAGCAAGGTCCGTCTGTACGCCTGTCTGTCCGTTAGTATGGACGCtaagatcttggaaactatataAGCTGGAAAGTTGGTATTTGACATGCAGATCCTTAGcagctacgcccactctaccGCCTATAACGGTAAAGCCCGTGTAGCGCCAACAATTTTTAGTATTTTGTAAAAGTTGAAATGgtattttgttttgattatcaaTTTCTATCTTTATGTcaaaattttttcaaattgtACCATCCATTAAAAGTAAAAGCGAATTCTTAATTTTATCTTAACAGGGACTATACTTACTTCAAagataaatttttaatatatatgcCATGAATATACCCCACTATTTTATTGAACAACTATTACAAACGTTtagatttaaaaatacacagtACACTTTAAGATTGTTTATGTTTTGCAACCATACATTAATATTATGTTCTCAGtctattttataatttgtGTTCATACCCAAGGGTGCTCAACATGCCCAGcaccaacaaatcaagcagttgGGAACGGTACCaagcgctcagtagcacccactgcagatTGAAGTTGCTGATCaacatattatatgtctcactaactaaCCGTCTCAGCGACTCAACGGTACACTACACTAACCCGCCAaggcagtcagcacattttgcagtgttaTCCATAATCtaaattccctgacctactccagaatatagcttatttcactaatcattacaccaaacttccgtgttccaagaagtatataagcatgtataaaattaagaataaatcataataataaatcAGTTGTCAACGCAATTCATAAATCCGCGGCTCTATTTCCTATATCTGgaaatagggctcgtaatatactatctcaacctcagcgcagtttcAGCATTGCCTGTGGCGTCGCAGAAACCATCGATACcacatcaaagcgtccccgtgcctgcgacaagtgctcattaccccttTTTCCCGCGGCgtgacccagaagtgtctacttcggttaggcacaaacgtGATCCTTTACCAACAAAGGTAACCCCCCAGCAACCCCCTTCCAACCAAAAAGCTGAACATCTAACTGGTGAGATGTACCTTTAAGTTCACACTACATCCACCCGCCCTAGGAACCATagctcatccagcttcacaggatactcagcttagTCTGGCTTCACTGGGTACTTAGCTTAATCCAGCTCCACAGGAttcacagcttcatccagatctacaggatactcagctcattcagcttcacaggactatcagcctaatccagcttcacaggatacgcagcttgatccagcttcacaggatacttaGCTTAATCCAGAttcacaggactcacagcttcatccagcttcacaggacccACAACTTTATCCGGCCTCACAGGACTCTTCGTTTCCAAAGCACGAGTTTTAACTTATCCCATTGTGTCAACTTCATTCATaaaggaaacaagtcacacaagaatcgatttacacaatcgattactagacaacCAAAATGAGCTACAAGTACAAATCCAACAGTTCAtaaagaattatggcaaggattcggTCAAACGAAGCCACCGAGACGCCTATTATCTataatcagttaaacgatctctggcagcagttttgcgacctagatgaagaagtcgaACAAGCGGCATTACCACTATATGTGAGTATGCCTACCGACTAACAGGATTAACGGAGTTGGTCGAGAAATATCAGCAGGTATTTAAAGACAACATTGCGTCAGCAAGCCGCCCTCAAAAGGCACCTCGGCGGATCCAGAACAACCCAAAGGACCCGTTAGTCAAGCAAATAAAGAGTGAGTCATCGATCGACGCGGTTATCTGTCAAATAAAGAGACGATGCAACGAATTAGAATCATCTCTAATTCTGGCGTCCAATGCGCACAcggtcaccccagccctacaacgACACCTGGAGATTCAATGGTAACTATTGATACAGACCCAAGAAGATTTCAATAATACGTCTGGAGCAAAGGCAGCCGACAAAGAAGAAGTTTGTCAATTCCAGACCCTATAAGATGAATATAATATGACCTTGCTTCAAGATAACGACGCTCCAATGAGCCTAAGTCTATCTCTACCGCCAATCAGTATTGGGCCCGGTTTCACGAATTAATTATGTGGAATTAGAGCATAAAAAACCAAACTCAAGGCTCACTCAGCGGTGACGCAAAAGCCAGGTACTAAAACGGAGTAGGTagttaatacgggagctggctcactaggtaataaatcatgtcaaaaaaggaggtgggggtgaccctaattagtcacgcatggttgcacacaggtgttctaatgacctaattagcataattaagtcaaaaaggggggtgttgctgaccctagttagatgagcatggttgcacacaggtcacttaatgaggttagaaagtggtgtgtaggagtgtgagagagtggtcttttgatatgtcttgttttgtcttgtctttttctcacgctaaaggtgcgtgtgtgataggggtgttttgtcatgcgtgggattttgtggagtgcaatggttgcacacaggtcactatgttgcttctaacttgggttagaacgcgttatgcgtgggcgttttgttaagtcaattagggttgtaggtgacacctggcttgcgtgtgtgataggggtgttttgtcatgcgtaggattttgtggagtgcaatggttgcacacagatcactatgttgcttctaacttgggttagaaggcgttatgcgtgggcgttttgttgagtcaattagggttgtaggtgacacctggctacggtcttgtggtcaaaaggtgttggtttgagggatattagaccgcatacttttgtggtgtgaaacaagcgtgagttcggtaacctccccctctttagcgagcattagatgggaaagtgagcgtaggagtgtaagaggggtgttggtggtttctaacaaaaacgttgtttttctatgcgtgggcgttttgttgattcaattagtgatagttttaatagggtagattcaattagggttgtaggtgacacctgttagtgtaacctgcctacggtcttgtggtcaaaatggtgactgtggtagcggttcctaacagaataaaaccaaatgagatcgtttgtttagtcaaatacgtttttctttaatcatatttgaaaattttttctcatgcgtttatagaaagagaaaacggttaccttctaagttttcaaaaaatgtatgtgttaaggagaaatgtggaaagtagttcagttttagaaaactattcgttttacaaggggtgttttgtcatgcgtatgaatttgtaaaactatatttaggcggaggaggaggaggaagggaagttgttttgttatgcgtgggcgttttgttgattcaattagggttgtaggtgacacctggctacggtcttgtggtcaaaaggtgttggtttgagggatattagaccgcatacttttgtggtgtgaaacaagcgtgagttcggtaacctctcccctctttagcgagcattagatgggaaagtgagcgtaggagtgtaagagggatggtggtggtggcggtgcttgtggtgg includes the following:
- the LOC139354121 gene encoding tyrosine-protein phosphatase non-receptor type 21-like produces the protein MLISNFNLQWVLLSAWYRSQLLDLLVLGMLSTLGHSPIAFVKIFINVFFNLQFQVYQEFSQATDRCTTIKLRLYHVPSRRYRSVWYLQYADWAEQNCPRDVNHFLGFLEELSSVRLASTQEVPPGHNTNPPVLLHCMEGGGRSGVTLTADLLFYTLNHNEDLDISRVVGQLRHQRDSIIPSLAQYKFIYNLLISYLKRSRLI